From Glycine soja cultivar W05 chromosome 4, ASM419377v2, whole genome shotgun sequence, the proteins below share one genomic window:
- the LOC114409212 gene encoding O-fucosyltransferase 31-like: MKLQIFTQLNQSQKSAFAVVFVILLPPFFSNLFQPLGRASPSTFSEWNAPRPMHVALLEGALQRQTSVELQTSIWSPLAFQGWKPCTERPKPPSLPEKSWGYIQVFLDGGLNQQKIGICDAVAVAKILNATLVLPHFEVNPVWQDSSSFADIFDVDHFIDDLRDEVSIVKELPSDYSWSTREYYGTGIRATRIKTAPVQATVDWYIENVLPVLQSYGIAAIAPFSHRLTFNNLPSDIQRLRCKVNFEALIFVSHIKELGNAIVHRLRHTTEGSDYPLEENDKFGKQQTGKFVVLHLRFDKDMAAHSACDFGGGKAEKLALVKYRQVLWQGRVLNSQFTDEELRNQGRCPLTPEEIGLLLAALGFNNRTRLYLASHKVYGGEARLATLSKLFPLMEDKKSLVSTEEMAKVKGKASLLAAVDYYVSMQSDIFISASPGNMHNALAANRAYMNLKTIRPSMGLLGQLFQNKSIGWSEFQRAILDGHKNRQGQIRLRKEKQSIYTYPAPDCMCRA, from the exons ATGAAGCTTCAGATTTTCACCCAACTGAACCAATCTCAAAAATCCGCATTCGCGGTGGTTTTCGTGATTCTCTTGCCGCCTTTCTTTTCCAATCTTTTCCAACCTCTCGGTCGTGCTTCGCCTTCTACGTTCTCT GAGTGGAATGCTCCGAGGCCTATGCACGTGGCTTTGCTAGAGGGTGCCTTGCAACGCCAAACA TCAGTTGAACTCCAAACTAGTATCTGGTCTCCCTTGGCTTTCCAAGGATGGAAGCCTTGTACTGAGCGTCCAAAACCACCTT CACTACCTGAAAAGTCATGGGGTTATATCCAGGTTTTCCTTGATGGAGGGTTGAACCAGCAGAAGATAGGG atATGTGATGCTGTTGCTGTTGCTAAGATTTTGAATGCGACGTTGGTGCTCCCACATTTTGAAGTGAATCCTGTCTGGCAAGATTCAAG TTCATTTGCAGATATATTTGACGTGGATCACTTTATTGATGACCTCCGTGATGAAGTGTCCATAGTGAAGGAGCTTCCTAGTGACTACTCTTGGAGTACAAGAGAGTACTATGGCACGGGCATAAGAGCTACGAGAATCAAAACCGCACCTGTTCAAGCAACTGTTGATTGGTATATAGAAAATGTCTTGCCTGTACTTCAGAG TTATGGAATTGCTGCTATTGCACCATTCTCTCATCGCTTGACATTCAACAACTTGCCATCAGACATCCAGCGCCTCCGTTGTAAGGTCAACTTTGAAGCACTGATCTTTGTTTCACATATCAAGGAATTAGGAAATGCCATTGTTCATCGTCTTCGCCACACTACAGAAGGGAGTGACTATCCGCTGGAGGAAAATGATAAGTTTGGAAAACAGCAAACTGGGAAGTTTGTTGTGTTGCATCTGCGTTTTGACAAA GATATGGCTGCTCATTCAGCCTGTGATTTTGGTGGGGGTAAAGCTGAGAAACTTGCTCTAGTGAAGTACCGGCAGGTGCTTTGGCAGGGAAGGGTATTGAACTCTCAATTCACTGATGAAGAGTTGAGAAATCAGGGGCGTTGTCCACTGACTCCTGAAGAGATTGGATTGCTCCTGGCAGCTTTGGGTTTCAACAATAGAACACGGCTTTATCTTGCTTCCCACAAG GTTTATGGTGGAGAAGCTAGGTTAGCTACTTTAAGCAAGTTATTTCCTCTTATGGAAGATAAGAAGAGCCTAGTCTCCACAGAGGAAATGGCCAAGGTTAAAGGAAAGGCATCACTGTTAGCTGCTGTTGATTATTACGTGAGCATGCAGAGTGACATCTTCATTTCTGCTTCTCCAGGCAATATGCACAATGCTCTA GCAGCGAATCGTGCTTATATGAATCTGAAGACCATCAGACCAAGCATGGGACTGTTGGGGCAGCTATTTCAGAATAAAAGCATAGGCTGGTCAGAATTTCAGCGTGCAATTCTTGATGGACACAAGAACAGACAAGGGCAGATAAGATTAAGGAAGGAGAAGCAATCAATTTATACGTATCCTGCTCCTGATTGCATGTGTAGAGCTTAA